AGCAAACTTGCTTGTCCTGCAACACCACAGTTCCCATGAAACTTTACATGAGCTACTAAATGAGCACTGTCCTGTCCTGAACTCTGCTGCCCAAACACTGCTGTGCTTATGTGTTACTATTAATCATTATATGGAAAGAGCTTGGGAAGAACTGCATGTTTTTAAGAGATTTTAGAGAACATGCAGAGTTGTGGTCAGGTTCTAAATGTCTGTGTGTGGGtcaaagaagtattttaaatatgttgAGTGTGCAGCTCAACAAGCAGAGCCCCTGAGAGGCTCCTGCACTATGGCAGGTTTAGCCACGTTCTGCTGCACTTTTATGGGAGAGTTTGGTCTAATTCCCCAGAGATGcagcctgcctgctcccaggagcacagcctgagtGGGAATGGCTGGTCCTGAGGGACACTCACCTCGTGGTCGTGGTTCCTGAGCCCGATGCTGATGGAGCGGCTGGCCCGGGAGATGGCTGCAGTCATTGCATACAAATTAATCACCACATCTGCCACTCTCttcagcaccagctgctcctccacTATTGTCTGGGAGAGGGAAAATCATTATCAGCTTGTGGTTTGTCAGTTCAAAACTTTAACCAGATATTACTGTCCCTACTTTGTGTTTAGGTCCAGCTTTATTTTGCATACACTGGTTCTAGCCTAGGTCAGAAATTATTGTAGTTAGTTTTGAGTTTACTAAGCTGCATGTTTCAACAGTCTGCTTGTAAAATTGTAATATTGATGGGTGCCTTAAACCACTTTGCTAAatgactgcagcagcaggatttgtgcTTACACgaggagaagaaaacaaccaATTCACTGAGGGTGCTGGTGCTTTGGCTTTGGTTCTAACGTAACTTTTCCATTACAATGAGGTACAGAATATCAGTGTGTTTTCTCACACCCAGTGAGAAGGTGTCATGAGAAGGAAGTGCCACACTCAGTCCCTTGCAGGTTCCAGACAAAACAGTTACCTTGCCAAACCTACTTAGCAGGCCCCTGACTGTAGTtccaaaataataaacattttcttcaagTTTCTTGGCATTCTCctataaaacaaaacacaaaatagaACAATTTGAGTAGTCTTATAATAGAAAAGCAACATACCCCCACCCCCTTTAAAGAGGACACtggattttctctcttttaacaCCTTGCTGTTGAAAGCCAGACAGGCACTATTCTTTCTCTCAAACATCCATTAAAATTTTCTGGCGTTTACTCTTGGTAACTTTCAGTATAGGCTTACGCTGACAAAAGTAACTAATGGAACACCCCATGAAAAATATACCTTATCTTTTTGCTATTAATAGAACATTCATTTTTGGTCataaaaaccttttcctaagTGATTAAGCAAGTACATTTATGTGTAATCCACAGAAATTCTTACCTGAAACTCTGTtcaaaataaacaggaaaactCCTGTTTTGTAACTAGCCTTACAACAAAGGGCAGTTATTACAGACACTTTAATATGATGAAGGCTCAATTTATACAAATTATCCAAATGGATCTAAACCTGGATTTGGTATAAACACAGGCTTAGAGCAGTCTTTATCCTCTCTTGATACCTGGACAATAATTGTAAATTCTTACCCTGTCATGGTGCCAACATTTGCTTACCCTGGAAAATCTCACTGCCCCTAAGCACACATTTCAGTTTGCAAAAACAGGAGATGAAATTGTGGCAAGCAGCAAAGGGAGCAAACATCAGAGCTCAGCAAAGAGGCCCTTACCTGGAGGCTGGGATGCACCACCCCATGGTCACCTACAAGCCCCAGATCCACCTTCCTGCCCAGGGTGTCCTGTAACCTGGTCAGGAACTCCCCCAGCGCCACTCCCATGTTTCCTTTCTTGATTGCTCTGAAATGTTGGGGAAAGAAtggctgttaaaaaaaatccaggaggTTCAGACACAACCAATTGGAATTCTAAATGCTTTAGCAAAATGCCTGCAGCTTGTCCATGAATTACCAAGTCCTGATCCATTACTGCGTTACTGTGAAGTCTGTGAAGGAGCCTTAAGGGTCATCAGCTGCTCTCAAAGACACCCACAAGGAATTTCAGAGACCAGTAACTCAATATGCACAATGCAGCTGTTGTGCCAATACAACTTCATTCAGATACAAAATATTCATTACTAGtcttgaaagaaataattacagCTTGTGTAACAGTTCAAgataaaatgcattaaatgcTACAACTCCTAAATCTATGAACCATCCCATTAAAAAGACAAAGAGCTCCTGTAACACTGAACTTTTACAgataataaatagaaaatactgCAGGTTTTCCCTGCAGTTTCTTCTCTTATAGATAAAATTATCTGATTCTGTTTAGTTTATTTAAAACTATtaacagtaaataaaaacatactTAATTTTGTCAGTTAAGATCTTCCCTGCATGCTGAATCCCTGTCAGTGCAATGTATAATCTCAGGATTTCATTGGTTCCctggaaaaagtaaaagagaaagtGAGACAGGTGAGTAACCAGAGTTTACAACAGTGAGTGTTTTCCAAACAGGTCTGttgtgcccctgtgcccttcccactgctccaaTCCCCACACGTAAATTGCTGCCTTTTGCTTTATCTCAGttttaattctgatttcatGGGGCATTGGAGAAATCAAGCCCCTCATCATTAAACACACAAATATAccacaatgaaaaagaaaccagactaaatgtattttaattaaaaacgTTCTGCACTGTTCCAGTAAAGGAACATTTGAATAGTTGTAGAACTCCTCAAAATGAGCTGAGTTAAAATCAAGTCTGGCAGTGACTCTGATGTGCACTCGGTGGGTCACTGACAATCCAGCTTGGAAATAGAACAAGCTTCAGAACCAacctttcttttaatttaaatgccCATCAATAAGTTAATTAAATGTCTGAGATCTTTTATGAGTTTCCCTGCTTCACTTGTGAGAAGCACAGAAGAGGAAAGGTCACTGCTGTAACTCACACTGTGGTCAGTCCCTAAAAGCCATCATAGCATATTTTATTACAGGGAACTACTATTGATATTCCAAAGAACACAAGGTTAGTCCTGCAGTCTTACTGGTACAGACTTTGCAGCTGGAGGAACAAAGTCCTGGTCAATCAAACCTTCAGGTTTCTGCTCACCTTTACAGGAGGTGTGAACTGCAGTTTGCAGTAAAAAGGGGATCCTGGTACTTGCCTCAAAAATGAGCAGGATCCTGGTGTCCCTGAGGAAGCGCTCATAGGGATAATCCTTCATGTAGCCAAGGCCTCCAAGGATCTGCAGAGCCTCACTCACACACGCCCAGGCACCTTCAGAGCTGAACACCTGCCATGGAACAGGGTTTGATCAGCAGTGAGAAGATAATAAATCAGCAATAAACACAAGATGCCGTGCTCTGGGGTTCTAGCCACAGGACACTGCTGaagtgttttctgtgtgttaCACCAGTCCTGGAGCTGTGTCTCTACAGCTCAGGGGGTTGTCAAATTCAGTGATGCAATGCACAAGGCACTCTCTAAAAGGGCACATTCTAGGGACAGGGGCAGCCCCAcatgggcagagcagctgcagctgcttggcTCGAACCCAGAGCAGGAGTTTTCTGCAGTGACCATGAGGGACAccctggcagccacagcctggatCTTCCACAGGGTTTGTTGTGccaccagctcccagggaaagctggcacagcagcagcttggccaggctggcagctggagtGTAACTGAATGTCCCTGTACTCATGTGAGGCCTCCTCAGACcccagctcaggggctgtgACATTCCCAACTTGTTCcctgcaggttttattttgcaCAGGTCTGAGCTTGTGGGATACAGGCAGAGCAGTATCTGTCATTTCACCTGGCTGCAATGCCTCTCTCATCTGTCTAAatgcagccctgagctctcAGCCCTCTGCAGCCTGAACACTaagccctttcccagccctggttACCTTGACCATGGCAGCCTCCACGGAGCAGTCAGGGAAGCCTGGCCTGTCCATCATCCCTGCAGTCAGGTAAGCCATGCTCTCCATCACGTAGGCTTTCACAGCCATCAAACAAAACTTCTCCTGCCACACAGCAACAGGAGGAATCATACAGAAGTTCCGATGCAAAAGTCCACAAACAACCctcaaactttaaaaaaactgcagtttttaaaagttttacaTAATCAAATTAATCAATCAATAAAAAGTACCACTTAGCACAGAGATTTAGgtgtttcattttttgttaCCTGAATTAATCCAAACTGGCTGAGTTTCTTATTGAATTGTTTCCTGGTGCAAGCATACTCTGATGTCAGctctttaaagaaagaaaaacaaatccatctcAGAAGGGCTGTGACGGACCATTCCAGCTGCTGGTGTCCTTCCCTGGATGGTGAGGCTCCAGTCCATGCCCAGGAGTCCCCTGGCTGTTCCACAAGCAGCACTTTGTCAAAATTACCCTCACACTGATGGTGTTGATCAAGTCTGGGACCAGCCTGTCACAGGCTTTTGAACCAGAGGTGTAAACTTGTACTCTTAGAGAAGTAACCAGTTTTGCTGCTAATTGATTAGAGACTTCTGTTACTGTTTTGGCTAATTACTGGCAGAAAGCTGTTTTAGTCCTAATTACTGTGTGCAGCTTTGAGCCAGTTATTCAGGTGGGAGGTTCTAGGGGAGATTACACTTCTGAAAGCAATAgtactgaggttttttttcttgggaaGAACATTTTACCTCAAGGAAGCCAAACAGAGGCAATAACCTCCCACTCTATGAACTGAACCTATACtctacaaaaggaaaaataccttTATTTCAAAACCTCTACAAGCAGGCTTTTAGTAACTATTTTTCAAAACCGTATTTTAGTGTTTTAAAGATTTCAAAGCGTGTTATGACAAGGTCAAGACTCCTGTCCCCACTCTGAATGTCCTGCATGATTTGCCTCAGGCAGAGCAGTTTCTGCTGGCACCCAGCCATGCAGAGCACCCACTTCACCCACCTATCAACTTCTTAATCATTCCAGCAGAACCACTGCCCATGCTAAATCTTCCACTGTTGAGGATATTCATGGCAACCTGTGAAGAAACAGATGGGGTTTAGGCCACATTCTCCTCAGGCCATGCTGGTCACTGCTTCCTGCTTCAGTGTTCCCTGGATTTCATTCCTCACTGGGACACACTGCCAGTCCTGGGAAGTGCCCTCACATCAGCCACCACAGCTCTCAGCATCCCAAGGAGACTGCCTTCAAAACTGGGCTTTTCCTGCCGCCCACTGCATCCAATTTTACATCTGAAGCAGATGACCCAGTGACTTGGAAATAATCTCTATTCTAATTACACGAAGGTAAAATGTagataaaaatgcatttatctgCAGCGGGCAAACAACATTCCAGCTGGACAGCACTGTTCCAGTTTAtcagatgaagaagaaaaccacaatatttctccctgcagctgacCTGTGATGGCTGCTCTCTTGCCTCAGATGCCTTTCAGCAACACACCACAGAAGGGACAAGAATGGAGgtgtaaaaatgaaatacagacCAATAATGTACAAAAATAGATTCTGGAGTCTGGTGTCTGTAGGGTTGTTTCTCAACACAGGTGACTCAGGTCAAAGCCTGTTAGGAAAGAAGTCACTGTCCTACATTTTAACTTGTCAGGAAGACACCGTAACAATCTTCTTTTCATCTCTACTACattaaggaaaattatttcatttagcACTTAGGCTTGGACTTGCTTGCTACAGCAGGAGTAGGAAATGGAGAAGGAGTAAGAGCAGTTTTGCAAACCCCCAGGTGACACTCTCAGAGAAAGGTTACACAGCAAGGCCACCTGTGGCTTTCTCTCCCTGGGTCCTGtcagcatttccttttgcaacagtgcagccctggagaagcagctgaCATCCAGGGCACCTTGGAGCTGGGCATGTCTCCAGCACTCCCTGTGACACTCACTGCCCAGTCTCCCTTACCACATGCTGCTGTGGAACCAGCAGAGGACATGTCCCCCATTCCAGGGAGAAGGGCAGCTGAAGTCACTCCCTTTTCTGAGGGGACaccacaaaaaaacaaccaaaagcccaataagaagagaaaaaccacagaaatctgAGGTGATGGCACACTGTGCACTGTCCAGTGACACCAATTTACAGATCAGTGGGGGAATCTGTCCTGTACCCTGCAGTGTGGCAGTGCTCACACCACCCACAAGGAAACTTCAGCACAGGGGGAAACAGCCTCCTTCAGGCTTCTACAAATCACCAGTAGTTATTCTCCACTGCTTACCTTAAATCCCCCTCCAACTTCTCCAATTACATTCTCTATAGGCACTTTGGTGTTTTCAAAATGTACTTCACAGGCTGAAACACAGAATTAACACTTGATCAAAcatgacagaaatatttaaaagatattcAGGAACAAGTCACTATTTGTAGCAAAAAATCAAGTCTTCCTAATGCACTGTTTATGACAGAATTATGCAGGCTTTGCCAAAGAACCTCATCAATTACggatttaaaatattgaaaatgttATGAATATACACTGTGTAAACAGTTTGGTCTTTAGTTCTAAGGAACTGACTGAACAGTCACCAAGATGGTGAAAAGATGTAATCATTACAAAGCTTAGAAGAGGTGAAGAAAGTGGAAAATAGATAAATCTATCAGCCACTGAATCTCCTGAGTCACTTCCTTCACCACACAGTGAATGAACTCCACAAAATGGATTTCTTATTTCAGACCCTGTGTCAGGAAGGACTCCTAGGAAAAGCCAGCTAAAGAAACATGAAACTGATACTGTAACATGGAATAGGTATTGATTTGCCTCTCAATTCAGATGAtccaaccaaaataaaaccttaaacTATTAAAACAATTTCTGCTAAAAATTGTAGGTGGTTCTTACTGTTGGAGCCCCGAATGCCCAGTTTATCCTCGGGCTTGCCGTGGGTGACGCCCCCGAAGTCCCGCTCCACGATGAAAGCAGTGATTTTATCCTTCACCTGCCCATCCTTGTCCACAACCTCTGTCCTGGCAAACACTGTGAAAATACTGGCCAGGCCACCATTGGAGATCCAGACCTGTTTTGAGAGAGGGAAGATGTGAAAGAAATGTAACTGTGCTGATTTTGTGAGCACAGCTCTCCAGGGTTCTGTAATAGGCTGAGCAAAGAACAGAGTGCTGAAAAAattgctgctccttcccttcagTTCTAATGAGGGTCTGCTCCCTCCATGAGCACATTTCTGAGGAGAGCTGACCACATGTGCTAAGCTCAGAGCAACTTTAAAACCACAATGTACTATCAATATGCATTAAATTAAAATCCACAGTGCATTTCCATAAAAGCtggcacatcctgctgctgatGGCACGTGAGAGATACAGGGGCAATGCAGACTGGACAAACCCTGTGCCCAAAACTTAACTCTGATGAGAAATTCTCTGATCAGCCTCTCCCCCAGGGTGGGTCTCTTCACACCACAAATGGATCAACACTGCATCCAATGTATCCAATACTGCTGAAACTCTCAGATTTCTTCAAGACTGGCTGTTGTCACTGTTTCTTTTAACAGGTTCCAAGCAGCCCTATTTCTAATTGAATatcaagttttcttttaaaatctagCCTGAAGAATGAAGAGATGCCAAATACAGGTTTAAGTTTCCTTTTACCTAAGCTGTCATGGAGGGGGCTGATTTGCTAACTAACCAACCCTCCCTGAAGCTGAACACACAAGTGGGCCATACAGAAGGAACCTGGCgtagttttctatttttcttatcAGGAGTTTAATGCAGTAATTCTCtaacaataattttctgttccttttgtgCCTAAACCAACAAGGGTTATCTTTTTGACAGGGTCCTTCTCCTCTAGCTTGGAAACCTCACAATTCCAGACTGGTGCAAAGACAAGGACACTTCCTAGACTTGTAACAAACCCCTTTCCTGTTCCCAGTCTGTGAGTGGGTACCTTGGAGCCATTTAACAGGAAGTGTTTCCCATCTTCACTCAGGGTTGCTCTTGTCTGGATGGATGCAGCATCACTCCCActagaaaacaaacaagttaTTAATGTTTAAAGAAGTAAACATGCTTTAAAATACCAAAACTGCACATTTCCCCTCTTCCCGTTCTGTGCAAAGGAGGCAGTCTTaaacagcagtatataaatTTTAGCTTTTAACTAACAAGGAAGCTCACTAGATTGAACAGCTCTAAAAGTTACCTGAGGGGACATTTCTTCTCATTACCTTGTTATCTGGGTTATGACCTGACCAGAATGTGCAGAATGCCACAACAGCAACATTTTGGAGCTACTCTTTGAGCTATGCGAACACACAGTGAGCCTCTCATTAAAGTGACAccaaaaattcttccttttggTTTTCAAAACAGGCTTCTATATTTTGAATAAGAACTGAAAGCACCCTAGAACAGTCACAGCACATTATTTCTGACATAGCACAAAGCATCCTTTCAATTCATGGAAGAAATTAGGTAAATTAATTCCTGTGATGGGAACAACAAGAGTCATGGACACTGCCAAAAGAAGCACGCTGGGGAAAGAGTAATTGGagtgtttctttaaaaactaaaactgaACCACAGATTTATATACTGAAGCCATGGGCCCCAAATAATGAAGACTCAAGGTATGAAGCAATGCAGCTaaggcagtggagctgggggcagcagcacctgccaggcTCGGTGAGGCAGAAGGCAGCAATGTGCTCCCCCGAGGCCAGGCGGGGCAGGTACTTGGCCTTCTGCTCCTCGGTGCCAGCTATGAGGATCCCCTGCAAAAACAAGCACAGGAAACTTTGCAGCATCACCctgtgggaaaagagagagagctgAGAAGCTCCAGCATGTTCAGAAAGCTTCATTTGCAAGTATTATGGGACAGCAAGAGACAGTTTAATAAACAACAGACTGTATTATTTGTCAGTTGTTAAACTATCTTTTCATTAGCATCCTCTGCTCAATTCCACGATTAATTTTCTCTTGCTACAACAAACTGAGTGTGATTTCAAGCTTCTTTCTGCCATCCATCCACCACTAAAAGGTAAACACCCATGGCTGTATTCAAGTTCAAAATTAACACACTTGTTCTCAGATGAATTATCTCCTTTAGCCCCCCCCCAACACGCAGTCCCAGACAGCCAAAGTTGCTCTCTTCTGAATTCTGTCCTTCCTCACCACCTGAGCCCCACTGATACTCTATTTCAATTCTATTTATTCTAGCTATTTTAAACAAGTTtggtcaattaaaaaaaaaaacacaaaaacatcaACTTGGACTCATTTAAAGTAGTTTTCCTAAGAATAATTATCCTAATAGTAACTTTCTTGTCTGCTTCCTATCCAGCCTTTCTGTCTTACACTGAACCagtggcagaggctgctggggacaccaaCAACCTGATTTATGCTTCCCCAGTAATTCTGATTTCTCCCTCCAAGCCCCACATTTTTCACTTCACCTTTTCCATGCAATCTGTGCAGAAGCcctggccccagagcagcagcattacCTTCAGCCCAATGGCCTGATGAGCTGCCAGAGTCACTGCAATGGAGCCATCCAGGGAGGTGACTTCTCCCAGACGTGCATACAGGGTGTTTGACAGGCCCAGCCCACCTGGAACAGGCACCAGGTTTTATTGTAGTACATTTTTGtacccccccctcccccccatcaaaaaaaaaaaaaaaaaaaaaaaaaaaaagaagaatttcaaGCACAGAAATACAGGAATGTAGCAGCTTTAACTGGAGAGCTACAAAGGTGTCACAAAATGCACCCCTAAATGTTCTGGGTGTTCTTCTGTGACATTTACTCACCATATTCCTCTGGAATCTGCATGCCAAAGAGACCCAGGTCCCTCAGTCCTTGTAAGGTTTCAGGTGGGATTTTTGCATCTTGATCAATTTTCTTCGAGTCCACTACAAACACaggatttttctcatttaacaCTGTGTTtctcagtgcccagggcagctgggaggctgcaggatcCCCCCAGCAGGGCCAAGGTCACTCATGAGACTTCTCATCCCCAGTTCCacaagaatttcttctttctagTTTCAGCCTGATTCTCCTGTTTGTCCTCACAACATATTCAGGAAAAAGACTTTGAAGTGGGAAAAATCcagtatttatttcattttctcaagCATTTCTATTGGTTCTGCATGCCAGCAGATTCCCAGACTGTAATAAGCAAAGCATTTCCAGGATTTTCTATCTGAACCAAGTCTAGGTTATgaatacaagggaaaaaaaaaaccaaacataaatGAGGTAATTAGAAAACCTTGTTCTTAGGAGTTTTTAAGATTCTTGGGGGATTAAGAGAGCTGTTCTGTACCAGGGCagtgaaaacaaacaggaaTCCTATTTTCTCCAGACTCCATAATTTGACCCTTTTATTCCTCCCCTAAACATCAGGCTGTTTACTCCATAAATCATGTTCCTCCACAgagcaaagaattaaaaaatgtaatttgaataatttcttatttactGTGAGTGAGCAACACTACAATTTTACCCTTAAAATCACCTGGATCTCACAAATTGTGATGTGTGACAATCACTGGCTTCTCCAAACTCCTAGAGTGTTTGGAAAACCTCTGTCAATGGGAAGTCTGAGTCAGTGCTGTTTAACTGCCCCAGAAATTGCTGTCTGTGCAAACCAATGTTCTGCATTGCTCTGGAATTGGCTTATCCGTGGCAGCACTAATGGAAGGAACACCCTGCAATGCTCTCTGGAATGCAGATGGATAATAAGGCCTTTCCCAAATAGAATTATTACTCTAATGCTGAAAAAACAGaactgcttttgatttttttgtaacTCCTCAATGAGCCAGCATTCTAGAGTATCTCAGCTGCATTCTGCCACAGTCAGTTTTAGCACAGTAGGACAGTTAAAAAGTTTTAGGAACTagaactaggaaaaaaaaaatcacaatataTGAAGTGGTTAGAAACACAATTCAGCTGAGCTAAAACAAATTTCACATCCTATCTTTATCCCAGAATTTTTTATACAtccttgcttttttccctgttttggaGATTTAGTTCTTCTGATCAGCACCAAAACATTTCCCAAAAAAAGCCATAAATGGACATGCTACAGAATCAGCATCACTATGTGAGCAGCAATAAATGCATGAactaaattaaatgttttaagtGT
The window above is part of the Serinus canaria isolate serCan28SL12 chromosome 12, serCan2020, whole genome shotgun sequence genome. Proteins encoded here:
- the ACAD9 gene encoding complex I assembly factor ACAD9, mitochondrial; its protein translation is MSAVLLLLRALRAARPRPRPQSQSRPRAGPTARGLHTAAPRRAFAKELFLGTLRKEEVFPYPEISNEELAEINQFVGPVEKFFNEEVDSKKIDQDAKIPPETLQGLRDLGLFGMQIPEEYGGLGLSNTLYARLGEVTSLDGSIAVTLAAHQAIGLKGILIAGTEEQKAKYLPRLASGEHIAAFCLTEPGSGSDAASIQTRATLSEDGKHFLLNGSKVWISNGGLASIFTVFARTEVVDKDGQVKDKITAFIVERDFGGVTHGKPEDKLGIRGSNTCEVHFENTKVPIENVIGEVGGGFKVAMNILNSGRFSMGSGSAGMIKKLIELTSEYACTRKQFNKKLSQFGLIQEKFCLMAVKAYVMESMAYLTAGMMDRPGFPDCSVEAAMVKVFSSEGAWACVSEALQILGGLGYMKDYPYERFLRDTRILLIFEGTNEILRLYIALTGIQHAGKILTDKIKAIKKGNMGVALGEFLTRLQDTLGRKVDLGLVGDHGVVHPSLQENAKKLEENVYYFGTTVRGLLSRFGKTIVEEQLVLKRVADVVINLYAMTAAISRASRSISIGLRNHDHEVLLTNIFCTEAYFKNNYALAQLEKYADENLDDSIKKAAKQILEKRAYICSHPLDRTF